The following coding sequences are from one Nicotiana tabacum cultivar K326 chromosome 1, ASM71507v2, whole genome shotgun sequence window:
- the LOC107813047 gene encoding transcription factor bHLH123 isoform X2: MIGTNLYSQLYRDSHCVKPHSRRSAPYHHAQSLNSRSLVKGTISFGGSFMRGEKAESGFSSILQQGDLNSNTNNYQLEASNSQQDHHWNRQKIYSGNSENSSSVDDYKQMNFVYNINPSNNYGLSQESAAHDNHVMHSSTTSSWSKFPQFLRTSPPEQQPLQPSMPPPPPHSQLHFSNNTPFWNASAAAMNDVPSTLFPSNLHPQLPIPTIDEKAKNMGEVRDINKMSKKTSSETTNKRPRDETPSPSPAFKVRKEKMGDRITALQQLVSPFGKTDTASVLSEAIEYIKFLHDQIGALSAPYMKSGSSAMQHQQSSKKSEDAEGQNQDLRSRGLCLVPVSSTFPVTHETTVDFWTPTFGGTFR; encoded by the exons ATGATTGGAACCAATCTTTATT CCCAATTATATCGGGATTCGCACTGTGTAAAGCCACATTCGAGGCGAAGCGCTCCATACCATCATGCCCAGAGCTTGAACTCGAGATCTTTAGTTAAGGGAACCATATCCTTTGGTGgttcctttat gagGGGTGAAAAAGCTGAGAGTGGTTTTTCTTCTATACTTCAACAAGGAGATTTAAAttcaaatacaaataattatcagcTAGAAGCATCTAATTCTCAACAAGATCATCATTGGAATAGACAGAAAATATATTCAGGAAATTCTGAGAATTCTTCATCAGTGGATGATTATAAACAAATGAATTTTGTTTATAATATTAATCCATCAAATAATTATGGTTTAAGCCAAGAATCAGCAGCTCATGATAATCATGTGATGCATTCATCTACAACTTCTTCATGGTCTAAATTTCCTCAGTTTCTCCGAACATCTCCGCCGGAACAGCAGCCGCTGCAGCCATCGATGCCGCCGCCTCCTCCTCACAGTCAGCTGCATTTCTCAAATAATACTCCTTTTTGGAATGCCAGTGCAGCTGCCATGAATGATGTCCCTTCAACTCTTTTTCCTTCTAATTTGCATCCTCAACTTCCCATTCCAACAATTGATGAGAAAGCAAAG AATATGGGAGAGGTTAGGGATATAAATAAAATGTCAAAGAAAACTAGCAGCGAAACAACAAATAAAAGACCACGGGATGAAACTCCATCTCCTTCGCCAGCTTTTAAG gTGAGAAAAGAGAAGATGGGAGACAGAATCACTGCACTTCAACAATTAGTCTCACCTTTTGGAAAG actGATACAGCTTCTGTACTCTCTGAAGCAATTGAATACATAAagttcctccatgatcaaattggT GCATTAAGCGCCCCTTACATGAAAAGTGGATCATCTGCAATGCAACATCAACAG AGTAGTAAAAAATCCGAGGATGCAGAAGGACAAAACCAAGATCTTAGAAGTCGAGGATTATGTTTGGTACCAGTTTCAAGCACTTTCccagtaactcatgaaacaacagTAGATTTCTGGACACCTACATTTGGTGGAACATTCCGATAA
- the LOC107813047 gene encoding uncharacterized protein LOC107813047 isoform X1 has translation MAEEFQLGNGNWWDNTSISRNSAPTAASTTVSNMSSNYSNWQNTETQVDIKPRTFLDSGSVLSESSGCGSSSGRGRGGSGGGGGGVLSAENNFQMMGLGLTSQPHDWNQSLLRGEKAESGFSSILQQGDLNSNTNNYQLEASNSQQDHHWNRQKIYSGNSENSSSVDDYKQMNFVYNINPSNNYGLSQESAAHDNHVMHSSTTSSWSKFPQFLRTSPPEQQPLQPSMPPPPPHSQLHFSNNTPFWNASAAAMNDVPSTLFPSNLHPQLPIPTIDEKAKNMGEVRDINKMSKKTSSETTNKRPRDETPSPSPAFKVRKEKMGDRITALQQLVSPFGKTDTASVLSEAIEYIKFLHDQIGALSAPYMKSGSSAMQHQQSSKKSEDAEGQNQDLRSRGLCLVPVSSTFPVTHETTVDFWTPTFGGTFR, from the exons ATGGCGGAAGAATTTCAACTAGGTAATGGAAATTGGTGGGATAATACGTCAATATCGAGGAATAGTGCGCCTACTGCAGCTTCTACTACAGTAAGTAACATGTCAAGCAACTATAGTAATTGGCAAAATACAGAAACTCAAGTGGACATCAAACCTAGGACTTTCTTGGATTCTGGTTCAGTATTGTCTGAATCTTCCGGCTGCGGCAGCAGCAGCGGCAGAGGCAGAGGCGGTAGTGGAGGCGGAGGTGGAGGTGTTTTATCtgcagaaaataattttcaaatgaTGGGTTTAGGTCTAACTTCTCAACCACATGATTGGAACCAATCTTTATT gagGGGTGAAAAAGCTGAGAGTGGTTTTTCTTCTATACTTCAACAAGGAGATTTAAAttcaaatacaaataattatcagcTAGAAGCATCTAATTCTCAACAAGATCATCATTGGAATAGACAGAAAATATATTCAGGAAATTCTGAGAATTCTTCATCAGTGGATGATTATAAACAAATGAATTTTGTTTATAATATTAATCCATCAAATAATTATGGTTTAAGCCAAGAATCAGCAGCTCATGATAATCATGTGATGCATTCATCTACAACTTCTTCATGGTCTAAATTTCCTCAGTTTCTCCGAACATCTCCGCCGGAACAGCAGCCGCTGCAGCCATCGATGCCGCCGCCTCCTCCTCACAGTCAGCTGCATTTCTCAAATAATACTCCTTTTTGGAATGCCAGTGCAGCTGCCATGAATGATGTCCCTTCAACTCTTTTTCCTTCTAATTTGCATCCTCAACTTCCCATTCCAACAATTGATGAGAAAGCAAAG AATATGGGAGAGGTTAGGGATATAAATAAAATGTCAAAGAAAACTAGCAGCGAAACAACAAATAAAAGACCACGGGATGAAACTCCATCTCCTTCGCCAGCTTTTAAG gTGAGAAAAGAGAAGATGGGAGACAGAATCACTGCACTTCAACAATTAGTCTCACCTTTTGGAAAG actGATACAGCTTCTGTACTCTCTGAAGCAATTGAATACATAAagttcctccatgatcaaattggT GCATTAAGCGCCCCTTACATGAAAAGTGGATCATCTGCAATGCAACATCAACAG AGTAGTAAAAAATCCGAGGATGCAGAAGGACAAAACCAAGATCTTAGAAGTCGAGGATTATGTTTGGTACCAGTTTCAAGCACTTTCccagtaactcatgaaacaacagTAGATTTCTGGACACCTACATTTGGTGGAACATTCCGATAA